Proteins found in one Zea mays cultivar B73 chromosome 1, Zm-B73-REFERENCE-NAM-5.0, whole genome shotgun sequence genomic segment:
- the LOC100283388 gene encoding Transcription factor ILI3, with the protein MSSGRRGRISDDEINELISKLQALLPESSRRRNASRSSASKLLKETCAYIKSLHREVDDLSERLSGLMSTMDNDSPQAEIIRSLLR; encoded by the exons ATGTCGTCGGGGCGACGTGGCAGGATCAGCGACGACGAGATCAACGAGCTCATCTCCAAGCTCCAGGCGCTCCTCCCTGAGTCCTCACGCCGCCGGAACGCGAGCCGG TCGTCGGCGTCGAAGCTTCTCAAGGAGACGTGCGCCTACATCAAGAGCCTGCACCGGGAGGTGGACGACCTCTCGGAACGGCTGTCGGGGCTCATGTCGACCATGGACAACGACAGCCCCCAGGCCGAGATCATCCGGAGCCTCCTCCGGTGA